The nucleotide sequence CCTGTCATGTGCGGCATCGAAATGTCAAATACCAGACCCTGAATGTTATGTCGTTCCCGTCGATAGATTTCTACCGCTTCACGTCCATTGCTCGCTGTAATTATCTGGTATCCCAGGTTGTGCAGCATACGCACTGTAACCAGGGTTACGATGGAATCATCATCGGCAATCAATATCGTCTTGTTGTTTAAAGACGTATCTTTTTCAAGATATAATTCCTGTTCATCAGCGCCTTTCTCCAGATTCGTCTCGGATTTCTGGTAGTACTGGGGGATCACTATTTCAAACCTTGTACCTTTCCCAACGGTAGTTTCAAATTCCACCTTGCCCTCATGTTCATAAGCGGCAGAGTACACGATGGAAAGTCCCAGCCCGGTTCCTTTTCCAACTTCCTTTGTTGTAAAAAAAGGATCAAAAATGCGGTCTTGAATTTCGTCAGGTATTCCGGTTCCCGGATCGATGACATAAAAGCCAATCTGGTCTCTGCCGGTTTCCGAAGTGATTAATCGTGTTCCGATGGTGATGGTGCCTCCGTCGGGTATCGCATCACGAGCGTTCAGACACAAATTCAAAATTGCCTGTCCCAGAATGAGTGTATTGGCCCTAATGGGGGGCAACGAAAGTGCTAATTCAAAATTCAGATTAATTTTATCTGGCATTAATGGTTTGAGTAAATTTTTTAAGTCTTCAATCACATCGTCAGGCTCGCATTTTATTTTTGCAATATTATCAATACGGCTGAAATGCAATAATTGCTGTGTTAGCTGCACAGCACGATCGATGGCAAAGATACTTTCTGAAAGATCTGAATATGCGGACGATTGAGGATTGAGTTCGTCCTGCGCGAAACAGACATAACCGCGGATAGTCTGCAATAAATTGTTGAATTCATGCGCCCCGCCCCCTGCCAGTTCCCCCACTGCCTGCATCCGTCCATGACGACGCAGTTCCAGCTCTTTTTGACGCAGGGCTTCACGCGCCATTTCCAGCTCGGTGATGTCGATTGAGACCTCGAGGATTCCTGTCGTATTATCATTTAGATTAAGTGGGACCTTGTTAGTGTCTAGAATATTCTGGCCACCATTTGCGGATACCCGGGATTCGATCTGATGCATTAATGGGGTACCGGTCGTTACGACCTTTAATTCGTCTTGAAGTTGTTGTTCAATGTAAGTGGATTCAGGTTTCAATTCTGAATCTGTTTTCCCCAATATCGTGCGGGAGTGTTTGTATCCTGATAGCGCCAGAAAATTGTCATTACAACCCAGGTAGCGTAAGTCAGAGTCTTTCCAGGATACGGAAAAGGGAATGACATTTAAAATCGTACGCAGGAGGGTATTTTGTGTGTCCAGAAGATCCTGCGTTTGTTTTTGACGGGTG is from Gimesia maris and encodes:
- a CDS encoding PAS domain-containing hybrid sensor histidine kinase/response regulator, producing MSPFSKNSIDVNTLTQVIEKTVNAVVITDTNCHITWVNHSFERTTGYSFAEAQGKHPGRLLQGPETAPEDIESMRQAIAYKLPFSKAVLNYTKSGQKYWNYIECQPLYENDRLTGYMALLTDVTSSLVAQNKLIEAKNRVLENSERLQLAFAGGQVGSWDWSPTEDRLVFDKSWANLVGADYENLTHNLESWEQRIHPEDLDLFSQQLAAVTTNNQDYFISEHRILCDHNQYRWTMARGQVVARNDLGLPTRVVGVHFDITRQKQTQDLLDTQNTLLRTILNVIPFSVSWKDSDLRYLGCNDNFLALSGYKHSRTILGKTDSELKPESTYIEQQLQDELKVVTTGTPLMHQIESRVSANGGQNILDTNKVPLNLNDNTTGILEVSIDITELEMAREALRQKELELRRHGRMQAVGELAGGGAHEFNNLLQTIRGYVCFAQDELNPQSSAYSDLSESIFAIDRAVQLTQQLLHFSRIDNIAKIKCEPDDVIEDLKNLLKPLMPDKINLNFELALSLPPIRANTLILGQAILNLCLNARDAIPDGGTITIGTRLITSETGRDQIGFYVIDPGTGIPDEIQDRIFDPFFTTKEVGKGTGLGLSIVYSAAYEHEGKVEFETTVGKGTRFEIVIPQYYQKSETNLEKGADEQELYLEKDTSLNNKTILIADDDSIVTLVTVRMLHNLGYQIITASNGREAVEIYRRERHNIQGLVFDISMPHMTGTEAYESICKLGNPPPILFCTGDATPELRHVNLAAKGYRFIRKPFNQITLEKMMDELFSDALETI